A part of Dreissena polymorpha isolate Duluth1 chromosome 13, UMN_Dpol_1.0, whole genome shotgun sequence genomic DNA contains:
- the LOC127855907 gene encoding succinate dehydrogenase cytochrome b560 subunit, mitochondrial-like, whose product MASALRLGLNNQQLFRRLACLQTCVVPCTSASTSAEKAGTKMDKYWKKNSQRNRPLSPHLSIYKYHIPMMLSISNRITASIVTGAFFAAPMIYLFGTKDFAGYYALLQNSGPLVQSGATFAKLNLAFCFSFHFWASIRHFVWDTGKGYSTEQLYQTGYALLAATLLTTAGLMCL is encoded by the exons ATGGCATCGGCGTTGAG GCTTGGACTAAATAACCAACAGCTGTTTAGAAGGTTGGCGTGCCTTCAAACATG TGTGGTTCCCTGTACATCAGCATCCACATCAGCTGAGAAAGCTGGGACGAAGATGGACAAGTATTGGAAGAAAAACAGTCAAAGAAACAGACCACTTTCACCACATCTTAGTATATACAA ATATCATATTCCTATGATGTTGTCGATATCAAATAGAATCACGGCCAGTATTGTCACAGGAG CTTTCTTTGCTGCGCCCATGATCTACCTGTTCGGCACTAAGGATTTCGCGGGTTATTATGCACTTCTACAGAACTCTGGTCCATTAGTTCAGAGTGGGGCTACATTTGCCAAGCTGAACCTGGCTTTCTGCTTCAGTTTCCATTTCTGGGCCAGCATAAGACATTTT GTATGGGACACAGGAAAGGGCTACTCGACTGAGCAGCTTTACCAGACCGGCTATGCCTTGCTAGCAGCTACACTCCTCACAACGGCTGGGCTTATGTGTCTGTAA
- the LOC127855912 gene encoding uncharacterized protein LOC127855912 — protein MLKTKHDQAIAMPTSSTLDGYNIQFTGTFQNTQAGMTALVKSHGATVGTKAVFSLLIASKLEFDLSTNKILQAKKKGVSIVGEMYLYDCIINHKKQNEDHYRLDD, from the exons ATGTTGAAAACCAAGCACGACCAGGCTATAGCCATGCCTACATCAAG CACATTGGATGGATACAATATTCAGTTCACTGGGACTTTCCAGAACACCCAGGCCGGTATGACTGCCCTGGTCAAATCACATGGCGCAACAGTAG GAACAAAAGCTGTTTTCAGTCTACTGATAGCTTCGAAGCTTGAGTTTGATCTATCAACAAACAAAATCCTGCAGGCTAAGAAGAAAGGG GTTTCAATAGTAGGTGAAATGTATTTGTACGACTGCATCATCAACCATAAGAAACAGAATGAGGATCATTACAGATTAGATGACTAG